The proteins below come from a single Gossypium hirsutum isolate 1008001.06 unplaced genomic scaffold, Gossypium_hirsutum_v2.1 scaffold_843, whole genome shotgun sequence genomic window:
- the LOC107963321 gene encoding uncharacterized protein — translation MSETLVLPATETGSKDHIARDDALSQAMLRILEKVIGRNTGFGGRGSITEQLQSNKAELFRGVTGVTPNVAEYWMEESTQLERLTWDFYKSTFQGKYVGASYIDTRRHEFLNFTQGDHSVAEYEGRFESSDSSTERGDFLALVERAYIAEEVKHAERQNRERERGRNKRDSGPSSSTLRPKKKVRSNGPVRVGAPIAPTKNLPCRHCGRRHPSKCWRTTRACLGYGSTEHHIRECSLRVDQMQAPGSCTAQSPRVVQQPPRGRSRARGGNGMGRGQRALGRDIGSTHSNVPNTVSETLGIPVKDISSGVTVVSLVGQSIRVSKLYRDILLEVQETDIRTVRDFSDVFPKELSGLPPNQKVEFKIKLISSTVTLYRMALKELTELKAQIQELLDRRFIRPSMSLWRAPILREKQLYVKFSKCEFCLQEVTFLGHVVFAEGIRVNPNKNEAVLDWKRPKNVSAIRSFLRLAGYYWRFVEGFSLIAALLTKLL, via the exons ATGAGTGAGACGCTGGTGTTACCTGCGACTGAGACTGGGTCTAAAGATCACATAGCCAGGGACGACGCCTTGTCTCAAGCTATGCTGAGGATATTAGAGAAGGTCATTGGGCGGAACACTGGATTTGGAGGCAGAGGGTCGATTACGGAACAACTCCAGTCCAACAAGGCTGagttatttaggggtgtcactggagtcaCCCCTAACGTGGCCgagtactggatggag GAGAGCACTCAGCTCGAACGACTGACATGGGATTTTTATAAGTCTACTTTTCAAGGTAAATATGTAGGGGCAAGCTACATCGATACTAGGAGACATGAGTTTCTGAATTTCACGCAAGGAGATCattcagtggctgagtatgag GGACGGTttgagagttctgatagctccacagagagaGGTGACTTTTTAGCACTAGTAGAGAGGGCATATATCGCCGAGGAGGTGAAGCACGCTGAGCGCCAAAACAGAGAGAGAGAAAGGGGTAGAAACAAGAGGGATTCGGGGCCCTCGAGTTCTACgctgaggcctaagaaaaaggtcagATCTAATGGACCAGTTAGAGTTGGGGCCCCCATTGCACCTACAAAGAACTTGCCTTGTAGgcattgtggtagacgccatccgaGCAAATGTTGGAGGACTACTAGGGCATGTTTAGGATATGGGTCTACTGAGCACCACATTCGTGAGTGTTCACTGAGGgtcgatcagatgcaagctccagGTTCTTGTACAGCGCAGTCACcgagggtagttcagcagccacctaggggtcGTAGTCGggctaggggtggtaacggcATGGGCCGTGGACAAAGAGCACTGGGAAGAG acataggctctacacactCCAATGTACCTAACACTGTGTCTGAAACTTTAGGTATTCCGGTTAAGGATATTTCTAGTGGGGTGACTGTTGTGAGTCTTGTAGGGCAATCTATCCGAGTTAGCAAATTGTATAGAGACATCCTGCTAGAGGTCCAAGAGACA GACATCAGAACTGTGAGGGATTTTTCAGATGTCTTTCCCAAGGAACTATCGGGTTTGCCTCCGAACCAAAAAGTGGAATTTAAGATTAAGCTTATTTCAAGCACAGTCACCCTCTACcgaatggcactgaaggagcttacggagcttaaggctcaaattcaggaATTGCTAGATCGTAGGTTCATTCGTCCTAGTATGTCTCTGTGGAGAgcacct ATTCTtcgtgagaaacagttgtatgtgaagttcagcaagtgtgagttctgccTCCAAGAAGTgacatttttgggacatgtagttttTGCTGAGGGGATACGAGTTAATCCCAATAAGAATGAGGCGGTGTTGGATTGGAAACGACCAAAGAATGTATCTGCGATCCGCAGCTTTCTAAGGTTGGCGGGTTACTATTGGCGCTTTGTAGAAGGATTCTCCTTGATTGCAGCTCTGTTGACTAAGCTTCTGT